The Streptomyces sp. P9-A4 genome contains a region encoding:
- a CDS encoding tetratricopeptide repeat protein, producing the protein MKTQNVSRTVLAAGVGAVLAATALLYVPELVGQGPPPPPGPAERAEIAAHAGAQAALPDLAALITDREGWLRAHPDDDASWAALGTAYTERGTRLGDVRDYPRAERALRRSLAERPAASGNLDAQLGLGALAGARGDWRAAKQWGERVRKADPKRWPVYPVLIDAYNGLGEYGAARKAMEGLEGLHAGALTRSRAAQSFRDRGWREDADAAALDAAALAETDAEKAASLARLGDLAWERGEPEEALSQFGAALRLVRDHGPSLAGRARALAGLGRTDEALRDWRAALDRLPLPEYVLEAGELHEAVGLDGDARALYERLRTGTWARGEVALALLDADHGDPAAAVRRMRAEWARGHRSVAVADALGWALHRSGESKEALEYAKRATDEGLRSALFAYHRGEIERTLELTGPARRHLAEALRINPAFSPLLAPRATEAVAALGEPSDELPKELRPREAPQEEPARQRARQEKPAAKPETKPAPEPAAKPAGG; encoded by the coding sequence CGGCGGAGCGGGCGGAGATCGCGGCCCACGCGGGCGCGCAGGCGGCGCTCCCGGACCTGGCCGCGCTGATCACCGACCGTGAGGGGTGGCTGCGCGCCCACCCGGACGACGACGCCTCCTGGGCGGCGCTCGGGACGGCGTACACGGAGCGGGGCACCCGCCTCGGGGACGTACGGGACTATCCGCGGGCCGAGCGGGCGCTGCGCAGGTCCCTCGCGGAACGGCCGGCGGCGAGCGGGAACCTGGACGCGCAGCTGGGGCTCGGGGCGCTCGCGGGGGCGCGCGGCGACTGGCGGGCGGCGAAGCAGTGGGGCGAGCGGGTGCGTAAGGCGGATCCGAAGCGCTGGCCGGTGTACCCGGTGCTGATCGACGCGTACAACGGCCTCGGGGAGTACGGGGCGGCCCGGAAGGCCATGGAGGGTCTGGAAGGGCTCCACGCGGGCGCGTTGACGCGTTCCCGGGCCGCGCAGTCCTTCCGGGACCGGGGCTGGCGCGAGGACGCCGACGCGGCGGCGCTGGACGCGGCGGCGCTCGCGGAGACGGACGCGGAGAAGGCGGCTTCGCTGGCCCGGCTCGGGGACCTGGCGTGGGAGCGGGGCGAGCCGGAGGAGGCGCTGTCGCAGTTCGGGGCGGCGCTGCGGCTCGTACGGGACCACGGGCCCTCGCTGGCCGGGCGGGCGCGGGCGCTGGCGGGGCTCGGCCGTACGGACGAGGCGCTGCGGGACTGGCGGGCGGCGCTGGACCGGCTGCCGCTGCCGGAGTACGTCCTTGAGGCGGGCGAGCTGCATGAGGCGGTCGGCCTGGACGGGGACGCGCGGGCGCTGTACGAGCGGCTGCGGACGGGCACGTGGGCGCGCGGGGAGGTGGCCCTCGCGCTGCTCGACGCGGACCACGGCGACCCGGCGGCGGCGGTGCGGCGGATGCGGGCGGAGTGGGCGCGCGGGCACCGTTCGGTGGCGGTGGCGGACGCGCTGGGCTGGGCGCTGCACCGGTCGGGTGAGTCCAAGGAGGCGCTGGAGTACGCGAAGCGGGCCACGGACGAGGGGCTGCGGAGTGCGCTGTTCGCGTACCACCGGGGCGAGATCGAACGGACGCTGGAGCTGACCGGCCCGGCCCGCCGCCATCTGGCGGAGGCGCTGCGGATCAACCCGGCCTTCTCGCCGCTGCTGGCGCCGAGGGCGACGGAGGCGGTGGCGGCGCTCGGCGAGCCCTCGGACGAACTCCCGAAGGAACTGCGGCCGAGGGAGGCCCCGCAGGAGGAGCCTGCGAGACAGCGGGCGCGGCAGGAGAAGCCGGCGGCGAAGCCCGAAACGAAGCCGGCTCCGGAGCCGGCCGCGAAGCCCGCCGGGGGCTAG
- the hppD gene encoding 4-hydroxyphenylpyruvate dioxygenase yields the protein MTETIDHTPSTAREADPFPVKGMDAVVFAVGNAKQAAHYYSTAFGMKLVAYSGPENGSRETASYVLTNGSARFVFTSVIKVSTDHGRFLADHVAEHGDGVVDLAIEVPDARAAYAYAVEHGATGLTEPHEVKDENGTVVLAAIATYGKTRHTLVERSGYDGPYLPGYVAADPIVEPPAKRTFQAIDHCVGNVELGKMNEWVGFYNKVMGFTNMKEFVGDDIATEYSALMSKVVADGTLKVKFPINEPAIAKKKSQIDEYLEFYGGAGVQHIALATNDIVASVRAMRAAGVRFLDTPDSYYDTLGEWAGETRVPVETLRELKILVDRDEDGYLLQIFTKPVQDRPTVFFEMIERHGSMGFGKGNFKALFEAIEREQEKRGNL from the coding sequence ATGACTGAGACCATCGATCACACCCCTTCCACCGCGCGTGAGGCCGATCCCTTCCCGGTCAAGGGAATGGACGCGGTCGTCTTCGCCGTCGGCAACGCCAAGCAGGCCGCGCACTACTACTCCACGGCCTTCGGCATGAAGCTGGTCGCCTACTCCGGACCGGAGAACGGCAGCCGCGAGACCGCCAGTTACGTCCTCACCAACGGCTCCGCCCGTTTCGTGTTCACCTCCGTCATCAAGGTCTCCACCGACCATGGCCGCTTCCTCGCCGACCACGTCGCCGAGCACGGCGACGGCGTCGTCGACCTGGCGATCGAGGTGCCGGACGCGCGCGCCGCGTACGCCTACGCCGTCGAGCACGGCGCCACCGGCCTCACCGAGCCCCACGAGGTCAAGGACGAGAACGGCACCGTCGTCCTCGCGGCCATCGCCACCTACGGCAAGACCCGCCACACCCTCGTCGAGCGCTCCGGCTACGACGGCCCGTACCTCCCCGGTTACGTGGCCGCCGACCCGATCGTCGAGCCGCCGGCCAAGCGCACCTTCCAGGCCATCGACCACTGCGTCGGCAACGTCGAGCTCGGCAAGATGAACGAGTGGGTCGGCTTCTACAACAAGGTCATGGGCTTCACGAACATGAAGGAGTTCGTGGGCGACGACATCGCGACCGAGTACTCGGCCCTGATGTCGAAGGTCGTCGCGGACGGCACCCTCAAGGTGAAGTTCCCGATCAACGAGCCGGCGATCGCGAAGAAGAAGTCGCAGATCGACGAGTACCTGGAGTTCTACGGCGGCGCCGGCGTCCAGCACATCGCCCTCGCCACCAACGACATCGTCGCCTCGGTGCGGGCGATGCGGGCGGCGGGCGTGCGGTTCCTCGACACCCCCGACTCGTACTACGACACCCTCGGCGAGTGGGCCGGCGAGACCCGGGTGCCCGTCGAGACCCTGCGCGAGCTGAAGATCCTCGTCGACCGCGACGAGGACGGCTACCTGCTGCAGATCTTCACCAAGCCGGTCCAGGACCGTCCGACCGTCTTCTTCGAGATGATCGAGCGCCACGGCTCGATGGGCTTCGGCAAGGGCAACTTCAAGGCCCTGTTCGAGGCGATCGAGCGCGAGCAGGAGAAGCGCGGCAACCTCTAG
- a CDS encoding Lrp/AsnC family transcriptional regulator, with amino-acid sequence MAIDHLDGRLLGLLAREPRIGVLEASRRLGVARGTVQARLDRLQASGVIRGFGPQVDPAALGYPVTAFATLEIKQGQGADVREHLATVPEVLELHTTTGHGDMLCRLVARSNADLQRVIDKVVAFEGIVRASTAIVMENPVPLRIIPLVEQAASGKPL; translated from the coding sequence GTGGCGATCGATCATCTGGACGGACGACTGCTCGGGCTCCTCGCGCGCGAGCCGCGCATCGGGGTCCTGGAGGCCTCCCGGCGTCTGGGCGTGGCCCGGGGCACGGTGCAGGCGCGGCTCGACCGGCTCCAGGCGAGCGGGGTGATCCGGGGCTTCGGACCGCAGGTGGACCCGGCGGCGCTCGGCTATCCGGTGACGGCCTTCGCGACCCTGGAGATCAAGCAGGGGCAGGGCGCGGACGTACGGGAACATCTGGCGACGGTGCCGGAGGTGCTGGAACTGCACACGACGACGGGCCACGGCGACATGCTCTGCCGGCTGGTCGCCCGCTCCAACGCGGACCTCCAGCGGGTGATCGACAAGGTGGTCGCCTTCGAGGGGATCGTGCGGGCGTCGACGGCGATCGTGATGGAGAACCCGGTGCCGCTGCGGATCATCCCGCTGGTGGAACAGGCGGCGAGCGGGAAGCCGCTGTAG
- a CDS encoding ArsR/SmtB family transcription factor: MSEPEEYLSRSLDPRSLRGLAHPLRIQLLRALRRHGPATASQLADRLGESSGATSYHLRQLAAHGFVEDDPTRGKGRERWWKAAQQGTTFDEALYTNPDPEVQGAVEVYVHEIASIHSQEMSTWLGTRDTWDEAWYGASNMSDFTLTLPPERLRELNLKIHALINDYRDTADPDAPGAERVRMHLHAFPQHEN, from the coding sequence ATGTCCGAGCCCGAGGAATACCTGAGCCGCAGCCTCGACCCGCGCTCCCTGCGCGGGCTCGCCCACCCGCTGCGCATCCAGCTGCTGCGCGCCCTGCGCCGCCACGGACCCGCCACCGCCTCCCAGCTCGCGGACCGGCTCGGTGAATCCAGCGGCGCCACCAGCTACCACCTGCGCCAGCTCGCCGCCCACGGCTTCGTCGAGGACGACCCGACGCGCGGCAAGGGGCGGGAGCGGTGGTGGAAGGCGGCCCAGCAGGGCACGACGTTCGACGAAGCGCTGTACACGAACCCGGACCCCGAGGTCCAGGGGGCCGTCGAGGTCTACGTGCACGAGATCGCGTCCATACACTCCCAGGAGATGTCGACCTGGCTCGGCACCCGCGACACCTGGGACGAGGCCTGGTACGGCGCCTCGAACATGAGCGACTTCACGCTCACCCTGCCGCCCGAGCGGCTGCGCGAGCTCAACCTGAAGATCCACGCGCTGATCAACGACTACCGCGACACCGCCGACCCGGACGCTCCCGGCGCCGAGCGCGTCCGGATGCACCTGCACGCGTTCCCGCAGCACGAGAACTGA
- a CDS encoding MFS transporter — MTTKRNDRAPLATVLAANAISISGNSLTLIAVPWFALETTGSPGKAGLVAFCAALPVILSAIVGGPVIDRIGRRRVSIASDLVCALALAAIPLLNHAGVLRFWMLCALMAVTGLFHAPGETARNVLTPDLAERAGTPLSRATSFYDAVSRGARMTGAALAGLLVAFLGADTVLYIDAATFAVSALLVLIGLRGVPSAEPARGAPPLSLAVYRADLREGYSFMLRTRLLLGVNLMVMITNGLAQSWSSVLLPVHAREELGGSAALGLLVAVFGGCALAGALLYAAVGHRFPRRPVLAVGFLLCGAPVYVTAAVTDTTPPLLVVMALGGLGAGVLNPILGAVFYEIVPEGLRSRVGSASTASVLLTTPLGGLAAGYLVERVGITTTLLSLAGVYFLATLCPLVFPSWRAMDAPHAAPAVGKAEVEVAVESEGEGKGDGEGGVSRTEPSTPVPVPGSGGTTPRR, encoded by the coding sequence GTGACGACGAAGCGGAACGACCGGGCACCGCTGGCCACTGTACTGGCCGCCAACGCCATCTCCATCAGCGGCAATTCACTCACTCTCATCGCCGTCCCCTGGTTCGCCCTGGAGACCACCGGCAGCCCCGGCAAGGCCGGCCTCGTCGCCTTCTGCGCCGCCCTGCCGGTCATACTCTCCGCGATCGTCGGCGGCCCCGTCATCGACCGGATCGGCCGCCGCCGGGTCTCCATCGCCTCCGACCTCGTCTGCGCCCTCGCGCTCGCCGCCATCCCGCTGCTCAACCACGCGGGCGTGCTCCGGTTCTGGATGCTGTGCGCGCTGATGGCCGTCACCGGCCTCTTCCACGCCCCCGGCGAGACCGCGCGCAACGTCCTCACGCCCGACCTGGCCGAGCGGGCCGGCACCCCGCTCTCCCGCGCCACCAGCTTCTACGACGCCGTCTCGCGCGGCGCCAGGATGACCGGCGCCGCCCTCGCCGGCCTGCTCGTGGCCTTCCTCGGCGCCGACACCGTGCTGTACATCGACGCCGCGACCTTCGCCGTCTCCGCGCTCCTCGTCCTCATAGGCCTGCGCGGGGTCCCCTCCGCCGAACCGGCGCGCGGAGCACCGCCGTTGTCGCTGGCCGTATACCGGGCCGACCTGCGCGAGGGCTACTCGTTCATGCTGCGCACCCGGCTGCTCCTCGGCGTCAACCTCATGGTGATGATCACCAACGGCCTGGCGCAGAGCTGGAGTTCGGTCCTGCTGCCGGTGCACGCCCGGGAGGAGCTCGGCGGTTCGGCGGCGCTCGGCCTGCTCGTCGCCGTGTTCGGCGGCTGCGCCCTCGCAGGCGCCCTGCTGTACGCGGCGGTCGGTCATCGCTTCCCCCGCCGTCCGGTCCTCGCGGTCGGCTTCCTCCTCTGCGGCGCCCCCGTGTACGTGACGGCGGCCGTCACCGACACCACCCCGCCGCTGCTGGTGGTGATGGCGCTCGGCGGTCTCGGCGCCGGGGTGCTCAACCCGATCCTCGGCGCCGTCTTCTACGAGATAGTCCCCGAGGGGCTGCGCAGCCGGGTCGGCAGCGCCAGTACGGCCAGTGTGCTGCTCACGACCCCGCTCGGCGGGCTCGCGGCCGGTTATCTGGTGGAGCGGGTGGGGATCACCACGACGCTGCTCAGCCTCGCCGGGGTGTACTTCCTGGCCACGCTCTGCCCGCTGGTCTTCCCCTCCTGGCGGGCGATGGACGCACCGCACGCCGCGCCGGCCGTCGGCAAGGCCGAGGTCGAGGTCGCGGTCGAGAGCGAAGGCGAGGGCAAGGGGGACGGCGAAGGCGGCGTCAGCAGGACGGAACCTTCGACTCCTGTCCCTGTTCCAGGTTCCGGAGGGACGACACCGCGTCGCTGA
- a CDS encoding S16 family serine protease, whose protein sequence is MLSGLSRLSRPRALAVCALPVAALLAVVALAPLPYAIAQPGTTADVLGEDQGREVITITGAPVRPTKGQLRMTTILATGPSTEVDLADVTDAWFRTDRAVLPHDSVYPSGKSDAEIEKHNLGQMQESQDAATLAALGYLKKDPEKVKVTLHLADIGGPSAGLLFSLGIVDKLDGDGNGGDLTGGRTVAGTGTIEPDGTVGAVGGVSLKTQAAARDGATVFLVPKAECSDAQAELPKGLRLVPVTALSDAVSSLRNLEQGQESKVPSC, encoded by the coding sequence GTGCTCTCCGGTCTCTCCCGCCTCTCCCGTCCCCGCGCGCTCGCGGTGTGCGCCCTGCCCGTCGCCGCGCTCCTCGCCGTCGTCGCGCTCGCGCCGCTGCCGTACGCCATCGCGCAGCCCGGCACCACCGCCGATGTGCTCGGCGAGGACCAGGGGCGGGAGGTCATCACCATCACCGGCGCCCCGGTCCGCCCCACCAAGGGGCAGCTGCGGATGACGACCATCCTCGCGACCGGGCCGTCCACCGAGGTGGACCTGGCGGACGTGACCGACGCCTGGTTCCGTACCGACCGGGCCGTCCTGCCGCACGACTCCGTCTACCCTTCGGGGAAGTCCGACGCCGAGATCGAGAAGCACAACCTCGGGCAGATGCAGGAGTCGCAGGACGCGGCCACCCTCGCCGCCCTCGGGTACCTCAAGAAGGACCCCGAGAAGGTGAAGGTGACCCTGCACCTCGCGGACATCGGCGGGCCCAGTGCCGGACTGCTCTTCTCCCTCGGCATCGTCGACAAGCTCGACGGCGACGGGAACGGCGGTGACCTCACCGGCGGCCGGACCGTCGCCGGTACGGGCACGATCGAACCGGACGGCACGGTCGGCGCCGTCGGCGGCGTCTCCCTCAAGACGCAGGCCGCCGCCCGCGACGGGGCCACCGTCTTCCTCGTACCGAAGGCCGAGTGCTCGGACGCGCAGGCAGAACTGCCCAAGGGGCTGCGGCTCGTCCCCGTCACCGCGCTCAGCGACGCGGTGTCGTCCCTCCGGAACCTGGAACAGGGACAGGAGTCGAAGGTTCCGTCCTGCTGA
- a CDS encoding IclR family transcriptional regulator, translating into MTAETSQTLDRGLRVLKLLADTDHGLTVTELSNKLGVNRTVVYRLLATLEQHALVRRDLGGRARVGLGVLRLGRQVHPLVREAALPALRSLAEDIGATAHLTLVDGAEALAVAVVEPTWTDYHVAYRAGFRHPLDRGAAGRAILAARQGGLIEPGFTLTHGELEAGASGAAAPLVGVTGVEGSVGVVMLADAVPERVGPRVVDAAREVADALR; encoded by the coding sequence GTGACCGCGGAGACCTCCCAGACGCTCGACCGGGGACTCAGAGTCCTCAAACTGCTCGCCGACACCGACCACGGCCTGACCGTCACCGAGTTGTCCAACAAACTCGGTGTCAACCGGACCGTGGTCTACCGTCTGCTGGCCACCCTCGAACAGCACGCCCTCGTCCGCCGCGACCTCGGCGGGCGCGCCCGCGTCGGCCTCGGAGTGCTGCGGCTCGGCCGCCAGGTCCACCCCCTGGTGCGGGAGGCCGCGCTGCCCGCGCTCCGCTCGCTCGCCGAGGACATCGGGGCGACGGCCCATCTGACGCTGGTCGACGGGGCGGAGGCGCTCGCGGTCGCGGTCGTCGAACCGACCTGGACCGACTACCACGTCGCCTACCGGGCCGGATTCCGCCACCCGCTCGACCGGGGCGCGGCCGGCCGGGCCATCCTCGCCGCCCGCCAGGGCGGCCTGATCGAACCCGGCTTCACCCTCACCCACGGCGAACTGGAGGCCGGTGCCAGCGGCGCGGCCGCACCACTGGTCGGCGTGACGGGTGTGGAGGGCAGCGTCGGCGTCGTGATGCTCGCGGACGCGGTACCGGAGCGGGTCGGCCCGAGGGTGGTGGACGCGGCCCGAGAGGTCGCGGACGCGCTGCGGTAG